A window from Drosophila subobscura isolate 14011-0131.10 chromosome O, UCBerk_Dsub_1.0, whole genome shotgun sequence encodes these proteins:
- the LOC117897749 gene encoding sialic acid synthase, translating into MLLLDILEKKTDDGVYIIAEIGQNHQGCLEEAKKMILKAKEAGCHCVKFQKSNLPAKFTRSALARDYVSENAWGKTYGEHKEYLEFSKEQYQELQAYSQELNLDFTASAMDELSLDFLADLKVPFIKIGSGDANNFPLLKKASGLGLPLVISTGMQTLQTVDKIVSIMEDAGKSDYALMHCVSAYPTPPKDCNLRLISMLKQRFPNVVIGYSGHELGVAITQAAVLLGARIVERHFTLDKNQKGSDHRCSLEPLELKSLIVAIESFKLQKLPLAAHDIISVLGNGRELEEALRHAGEKEILPCELPCRNKLGKSLVAARSLHKGHKLQLNNVAIKVSEPNGLPAETYFDIVGKELTDSVSEDEPITGNMVKF; encoded by the exons ATGCTCTTACTGGACATTTTGGAGAAAAAAACAGACGATGGTGTCTACATAATAGCTGAAATTGGCCAAAACCATCAGGGTTGCCTGGAGGAGGCCAAAAAGATGATATTAAAGGCCAAGGAAGCAGGATGCCATTGtgtgaaatttcaaaaatcaaatttaccAGCAAAGTTTACACGGTCCGCACTGGCACGCGACTACGTGAGCGAAAATGCTTGGGGCAAGACCTATGGAGAGCACAAGGAATATCTGGAGTTCTCCAAAGAGCAGTACCAAGAGCTGCAGGCTTACAGCCAAGAATTAAATTTGGATTTTACTGCCTCCGCAATGGATGAg CTCTCTTTGGACTTTCTGGCAGATTTAAAGGTTCCATTTATTAAAATAGGTTCCGGGGATGCCAACAATTTTCCGCTCTTAAAAAAAGCCTCTGGCCTCGGGCTACCTTTGGTCATTTCAACTGGAATGCAGACACTCCAAACAGTTGACAAGATTGTCAGCATAATGGAGGATGCTGGTAAATCGGACTATGCACTCATGCATTGTGTTTCGGCGTATCCCACACCACCCAAAGATTGCAATTTGCGGCTGATTTCCATGCTGAAGCAACGCTTTCCCAATGTAGTCATTGGTTATTCCGGACATGAGCTTGGTGTGGCCATAACCCAGGCAGCTGTGCTGCTGGGCGCCAGGATAGTGGAGCGCCATTTCACCCTGGACAAGAATCAAAAAGGTTCAGACCATCGTTGCTCACTTGAACCGCTTGAACTAAAGTCTTTAATTGTGGCAATTGAAAGTTTTAAACTCCAGAAACTACCCTTGGCTGCACATGACATAATTTCCGTGTTGGGTAATGGTCGGGAACTGGAAGAAGCACTTCGGCACGCTGGAGAAAAAGAGATTTTGCCCTGCGAGCTCCCATGTCGAAATAAGCTCGGAAAATCTCTTGTAGCTGCTCGCAGCCTGCACAAAGGTCACAAGCTTCAATTGAACAATGTGGCCATCAAAGTTAGTGAGCCAAACGGCCTGCCTGCCGAAACATATTTCGATATAGTCGGCAAGGAATTAACAGACAGTGTCTCTGAGGATGAACCCATAACCGGGAACATGGTAAAGTTTTAA
- the LOC117897747 gene encoding interleukin enhancer-binding factor 2 homolog, which yields MHFPRNMVRGSLRGGRPMRGGIRPPFKKTFVPRHPFDLTLAEVFFPKVAPAVDDSALTAALLKRNQDLSPTASEQTAIGNLVTKVQAVLDNLVVAPGDFNTCQLEEVRQVGSFKKGTILTGNNVADIVVILKTLPTKEAVEALSKKVEADLKTSMKTEVLTKGDQHTIQTHLRGFDVSNVQAKVRIMIATLPQNLRKLEADIHMDHKLMQNHLAAIRHTRWFEENAHHSSIKVLIRILKDLTKRFEAFSPLSAWMLDLIAHLAIMNNPSRQALPINLAFRRVFQLLSAGLFLPGSAGITDPTEPGHIRVHTAMTLEQQDLCCYTAQTLLRVLTHGGYKHILGMEGNTSIVREMSVWNGVCVSPLTAVYEKPTDKKEGDLEEDIEMIENENEEEGSEDGAE from the exons atgcattttccgaGAAATATGGTGCGTGGATCGCTCCGCGGTGGCCGGCCCATGCGAGGAGGCATACGTCCGCCCTTTAAGAAAACGTTTGTTCCCCGTCATCCATTCGACCTAACGCTGGCTGAGGTCTTTTTCCCCAAAGTGGCACCGGCGGTAGATGATTCTGCTCTGACTGCG GCCCTGCTGAAGCGCAACCAGGACTTGAGCCCCACTGCCAGTGAACAGACAGCAATTGGTAATTTGGTAACCAAAGTTCAGGCTGTTCTGGATAACCTTGTTGTTGCCCCTGGAGATTTTAATACATGT CAACTAGAAGAGGTGCGCCAAGTGGGATCCTTCAAGAAGGGAACTATTCTCACAGGCAACAATGTGGCTGACATTGTGGTCATCTTAAAGACGCTGCCAACGAAGGAGGCGGTCGAGGCTCTGTCGAAAAAGGTGGAGGCCGACCTGAAAACAAGCATGAAGACTGAAGTGCTTACTAAGGGAGACCAGCATACAATTCAAACTCACTTGCGGGGCTTCGATGTGTCCAATGTACAGGCCAAAGTGCGCATTATGATTGCCACATTGCCGCAGAACTTGCGTAAACTAGAGGCTGACATCCACATGGACCACAAACTGATGCAGAACCATCTGGCTGCCATCCGGCACACGCGTTGGTTCGAGGAGAATGCCCACCACTCGTCAATTAAAGTTCTCATACGCATTCTGAAGGATCTCACCAAGCGTTTTGAAGCCTTCTCACCGCTCTCCGCTTGGATGCTCGATTTGATAGCTCATTTGGCAATTATGAACAACCCATCGCGGCAGGCTTTGCCCATCAATTTGGCTTTCCGACGCGTATTCCAACTGCTCTCCGCTGGACTGTTCCTGCCCGGATCGGCAGGCATTACCGATCCCACGGAGCCTGGACACATACGTGTACACACTGCCATGACATTGGAGCAGCAGGATCTCTGCTGCTACACTGCCCAGACACTGCTTCGTGTCCTGACACATGGCGGCTACAAGCACATTCTCGGCATGGAGGGCAACACTAGCATAGTACGCGAAATGTCAGTATGGAACGGAGTGTGCGTGTCTCCCCTCACTGCCGTCTATGAGAAGCCAACGGACAAGAAGGAGGGCGACCTCGAGGAGGACATTGAGATGATCGAAAACGAGAACGAGGAGGAAGGCAGCGAAGATGGAGCCGAATAA
- the LOC117899370 gene encoding proteasome subunit alpha type-2, with amino-acid sequence MASERYSFSLTTFSPSGKLVQLEYALAAVSGGAPSVGIMASNGVVIATENKHKSPLYEEHSVHRVEMINKHIGMVYSGMGPDYRLLVKQARKIAQTYFLTYKEPIPVSQLVQRVATLMQEYTQSGGVRPFGVSLLICGWDNDRPYLYQSDPSGAYFAWKATAMGKNAVNGKTFLEKRYSEDLELEDAVHTAILTLKEGFEGKMTADNIEIGICDQKGFQRLDPASIKDYLANIP; translated from the exons ATGGCTAGTGAACGCTATAGCTTTTCGCTGACCACCTTCAG TCCTTCGGGAAAGCTGGTCCAGCTGGAGTATGCTTTGGCGGCGGTATCCGGCGGCGCCCCCTCCGTGGGCATCATGG CTTCCAATGGTGTCGTTATTGCCACAGAGAACAAACACAAGTCGCCGCTGTATGAGGAGCACAGTGTGCACCGCGTGGAGATGATTAACAAGCATATAGGCATGGTGTACTCCGGGATGGGTCCCGACTATCGCCTGCTTGTGAAGCAGGCCCGTAAAATCGCTCAGACCTATTTCCTGACATACAAGGAGCCGATTCCCGTCTCACAGCTGGTGCAGCGCGTGGCCACCCTCATGCAGGAGTATACCCAATCCGG TGGCGTGCGTCCCTTTGGCGTATCTTTGCTGATTTGCGGCTGGGACAATGACCGTCCATATCTCTACCAGTCTGACCCATCGGGCGCTTACTTTGCCTGGAAAGCCACTGCCATGGGCAAGAATGCAGTCAATGGCAAAACCTTCTTGGAGAAGCG TTACAGCGAGGATCTTGAGCTGGAAGACGCTGTTCACACAGCGATTTTGACTTTGAAGGAAGGCTTTGAGGGTAAAATGACTGCGGACAACATTGAGATTGGAATCTGCGATCAGAAGGGTTTCCAGCGTCTGGACCCTGCCTCCATCAAGGACTATTTGGCCAACATCCCCTAA
- the LOC117898577 gene encoding uncharacterized protein LOC117898577 gives MSHAVVNEETLERLVYERSKIWANMIQNFMEMDDGEELDLEDFEDLFKGEDIDPDVPEGEEAEEDARQEEDLGMGNINTTMAMSKAELTMILCAGENKAETAELEEILNQTMPVLQEHNRKWKAAGLDQILDTFDPQKIEQHVGQWMRRNNSIYLEEENSRMYDYRHEHSHSDESDNYLVQTPRRNAPNPKMSNGSTIKMYRTHPRRRADELYGKYAYDEQEHRRHMQVVLQRRRERKRKLVHIASTSLHRSYSNRSHHSYLRKRRPDSSLFGSPSSGEDAALAGCDCKSCQRLLLTRSAYEYCPYRGRREYHHQSASSRSMLCLRHPHSFREELDRRPRLLENECRCCDSDRLCTDVVHIANSSTEEWVVDNCNSPVLMETPTKCSNRLQTCREKHLRLLKAPQSVRSKCSRDRAMRETPHRVTRKATSAGASYTPRRERTRQMARNLMGSDTSDEDERMERNKPAILSVEKAPKKKAKSTASRLPPISENVAKTKAEEHRHALQAMETDSSDDNELTGRSRLMSFSERKQKTVAKNKKAVKTPSKPMSAVKETQKKKTVVSGQTKNLPAIGVDEAKAKESSTLPVTLHEDVAKPVKGVTPDVNKMSQTFAKICINDQSEQPVPNSGACFKKIVATESSVEISTPVASKEKRVRPKTAAKKKPNTKSASSLPQISEEATDFQCTSNKETSKKAIVKPKPCATPASSRSPYEWPPSTSTSKSNSKKLNERDEEINRVLALSKETFKKEQLMRRPDHRAKVDPQSTSQEQSLFHNNSVACNSTALANDTASTRVLPNKLNAKNRSAVSSSKQEPKIDEIIILDSSTESIAGEEPNKAGGEADCTVVTSTTSCEAKGAKPSPLFTTKRGILLHSSNTAGSETYTLTEQDLGRVIGERRARKYLKYHIGSRSYDSRRSVYYRPSPKLASALSASPDTAHTLVHELETSSGSCSSEDDIFEHFERYGEVYSVLGNPKDD, from the exons ATGTCGCACGCCGTAGTGAACGAAGAAACATTGGAGAGGCTAGTGTACGAGCGCTCCAAAATCTGGGCGAACATGATACAG aaCTTCATGGAAATGGACGATGGCGAAGAGCTTGATTTGGAGGATTTTGAGGATCTGTTTAAAGGCGAAGACATAGACCCCGATGTGCCGGAGGGTGAGGAGGCAGAAGAAGATGCCCGGCAGGAAGAGGACCTGGGCATGGGGAACATTAATACAACAATGGCCATGAGCAAGGCGGAGCTGACGATGATTTTGTGCGCTGGAGAGAACAAAGCTGAAACGGCCGAACTAGAGGAGATTCTCAATCAAACGATGCCCGTTCTCCAGGAGCACAATCGCAAGTGGAAGGCAGCTGGACTAGATCAAATACTTGACACCTTCGATCCGCAAAAGATCGAACAACATGTGGGCCAATGGATGCGCCGCAACAACAGTATCTATCTGGAGGAGGAGAATTCCCGAATGTACGATTACAGGCATGaacattcccattccgatGAAAGCGACAACTACCTAGTTCAGACTCCCAGACGCAATGCACCCAACCCCAAGATGTCCAACGGGTCGACCATTAAAATGTATCGCACTCATCCACGCAGGCGTGCTGACGAGCTGTATGGCAAGTACGCATATGACGAGCAAGAGCACCGCCGTCACATGCAGGTTGTGCTGCAACGCCGTCGTGAGAGGAAGCGGAAACTGGTCCACATAGCCAGCACTTCCCTGCACCGTTCCTACAGCAACCGCAGCCATCACTCGTATCTGCGTAAGCGACGCCCCGATTCTTCGTTGTTCGGGTCGCCGTCGAGCGGGGAAGATGCCGCCTTAGCCGGCTGCGATTGCAAATCTTGCCAGAGACTTTTGCTAACCAGAAGCGCATATGAATACTGTCCATACCGCGGCCGGCGAGAATATCATCACCAATCAGCATCATCACGCTCCATGCTATGCTTGCGACATCCACACAGCTTTCGGGAGGAGCTGGACCGTCGGCCACGACTCTTGGAAAACGAATGCAGGTGCTGTGACAGCGACCGTCTGTGCACTGACGTGGTGCACATTGCCAACAGCTCGACGGAGGAATGGGTTGTGGATAATTGCAACAGTCCCGTGCTTATGGAGACGCCCACCAAATGCAGCAATCGTCTGCAAACCTGCAGAGAGAAACATTTAAGGCTGCTAAAAGCACCACAGAGCGTTCGCTCGAAGTGCAGCCGTGACCGTGCTATGCGTGAAACTCCGCATAGAGTGACCAGAAAGGCAACTTCCGCTGGAGCATCATATACTCCACGGCGTGAGCGGACCAGGCAAATGGCTAGAAATTTAATGGGCAGCGACACTTCCGATGAAGACGAGCGAATGGAGCGCAATAAGCCAGCAATCTTGTCTGTAGAAAAGGCGCccaaaaagaaagccaaatCAACTGCCTCCAGACTGCCTCCAATCAGCGAAAATGTGGCCAAGACAAAGGCTGAAGAGCATCGCCACGCGCTTCAGGCGATGGAAACGGATTCTTCGGATGACAACGAACTCACAGGTAGAAGCCGTCTGATGAGTTTCTCGGagcgaaaacagaaaacggtggccaaaaataaaaaagcggTGAAAACACCAAGCAAGCCAATGTCGGCTGTGAAAGAgacacaaaagaagaaaactgtGGTGTCCGGACAGACAAAGAATTTGCCTGCAATCGGGGTAGacgaggcaaaggcaaaagaatCCTCAACCTTGCCGGTAACCCTCCACGAAGATGTAGCCAAGCCTGTGAAGGGCGTGACGCCAGATGTAAACAAGATGAGCCAAACATTCGCTaagatttgcataaatgatCAAAGTGAGCAGCCAGTTCCCAACTCTGGTGCATGTTTCAAGAAGATTGTAGCAACAGAATCATCCGTGGAAATTTCCACACCTGTCGCGTCCAAGGAAAAGCGAGTGAGACCCAAAACTGCTGCCAAGAAGAAACCAAATACGAAATCTGCTTCAAGTTTGCCTCAAATCAGCGAAGAAGCAACAGATTTCCAATGCACATCCAACAAAGAAACGTCAAAGAAAGCAATtgtaaaaccaaaaccatGCGCCACTCCAGCCAGTTCCCGCAGCCCCTATGAATGGCCACCGAGCACGTCAACAAGTAAGAGCAATTCGAAGAAACTAAATGAAAGGGATGAGGAAATAAACAGAGTACTGGCCTTGTcaaaagaaacatttaaaaagGAGCAGTTGATGCGCCGACCAGACCATAGGGCAAAGGTGGACCCACAATCGACATCGCAGGAGCAGTCTCTGTTCCATAACAACAGCGTGGCCTGCAACTCCACCGCCCTGGCCAATGATACGGCCAGTACTCGGGTCCTACCCAACAAACTGAACGCTAAGAATCGTTCTGCCGTGAGCAGCTCGAAGCAGGAACCCAAAATAGATGAAATTATTATACTTGACTCATCCACGGAGAGCATAGCAGGTGAGGAACCAAACAAAGCGGGCGGAGAGGCTGACTGCACTGTGGTGACATCGACAACCAGCTGTGAAGCAAAAGGGGCAAAGCCGTCACCACTTTTCACCACCAAGAGGGGCATCCTgctgcacagcagcaacacagccGGATCGGAAACCTATACGCTCACCGAGCAGGATCTTGGGCGGGTGATTGGAGAACGACGGGCCAGAAAATATCTCAAGTATCACATTGGCAGTCGCAGCTACGACAGCCGTCGCTCGGTGTATTATCGCCCCTCTCCCAAGCTGGCGTCCGCACTCAGTGCCAGCCCGGACACTGCCCATACTCTGGTGCACGAGTTGGAGACCTCCAGTGGGTCTTGTTCCAGCGAAGATGACATCTTTGAACACTTTGAGCGATACGGGGAAGTGTACAGCGTTCTGGGGAACCCCAAAGATGATTGA
- the LOC117898591 gene encoding serine/threonine-protein phosphatase alpha-2 isoform, with the protein MADVMNIDSIISRLLEVRGARPGKNVQLSEGEIRGLCLKSREIFLSQPILLELEAPLKICGDIHGQYYDLLRLFEYGGFPPESNYLFLGDYVDRGKQSLETICLLLAYKIKYSENFFLLRGNHECASINRIYGFYDECKRRYSIKLWKTFTDCFNCLPVAAIVDEKIFCCHGGLSPDLTSMEQIRRIMRPTDVPDQGLLCDLLWSDPDKDTMGWGENDRGVSFTFGAEVVAKFLQKHEFDLICRAHQVVEDGYEFFAKRQLVTLFSAPNYCGEFDNAGAMMSVDDTLMCSFQILKPADKRKK; encoded by the coding sequence atggcCGATGTCATGAATATAGACAGCATAATATCACGTCTTCTGGAAGTGCGTGGGGCACGGCCAGGCAAAAACGTTCAGCTCTCTGAGGGCGAAATTCGTGGGCTCTGCCTCAAGTCGCGCGAGATATTCCTCTCGCAGCCCattctgctggagctggaggcccCGCTGAAGATTTGCGGCGACATTCACGGTCAATATTACGACTTGCTGCGCCTGTTCGAATACGGTGGCTTTCCGCCGGAGTCAAATTACTTGTTTTTGGGCGACTACGTTGACCGTGGCAAACAATCGCTGGAAACcatctgtctgctgctggcctacAAGATAAAATATTCCGAGAACTTCTTTCTGCTGCGCGGCAACCACGAGTGTGCCAGCATTAACCGCATCTATGGCTTCTACGACGAGTGCAAGCGCCGCTACAGCATCAAGCTATGGAAGACCTTCACCGATTGCTTTAATTGTCTTCCCGTGGCTGCCATTGTGGATGAGAAGATATTCTGTTGCCATGGCGGTCTGAGTCCGGATTTGACTTCGATGGAGCAAATCCGTCGCATTATGCGCCCCACTGATGTCCCGGATCAGGGTCTGCTCTGCGATCTGCTGTGGTCCGATCCGGACAAGGACACCATGGGATGGGGAGAGAACGATCGCGGCGTGAGCTTCACATTCGGAGCCGAAGTGGTGGCTAAATTCTTGCAGAAGCACGAGTTCGATCTCATCTGCCGTGCCCATCAGGTGGTCGAGGATGGCTACGAGTTCTTCGCGAAGCGTCAACTGGTCACTCTCTTCTCGGCACCAAATTACTGCGGTGAATTCGATAATGCTGGCGCCATGATGTCCGTGGACGACACACTGATGTGCTCGTTCCAAATCCTGAAGCCAGCAGATAAACGTAAAAAGTAA
- the LOC117899355 gene encoding probable enoyl-CoA hydratase echA8, whose amino-acid sequence MLRKFGKLLGQQVGRQARFPLGRTLATTNALRKDAAAKTEAAAGPPKNILVEKDNNITLIGINRPQQRNAIDSITASQLCDAFANFEADDTSPVAVLYGVGGSFCSGFDILEMSTDEKEEISVDILMRPEGSVGPTRRQIKKPVVCGINGYCIANGLELALMCDLRVMEESAVLGFFNRRFGVPMLDGGTIRLPAMIGLSRALDLILTGRPVGSQEAHDIGLVNRIVPTGTALGNALELATCLAKFPQRALNHDRNSVYSGAFETSTFHQAVQNEVMYTSREIIEDMQNGIKWFNQTFEPDTTHSWLKRDRSMADWDDEEVAAAAATKEKQKQDEEAARAEAEKQKLAEKAQKKSKKTEEKPAESSDPNIESKEKPKET is encoded by the exons ATGCTGCGTAAATTCGGCAAACTCCTGGGACAGCAGGTGGGACGGCAAGCACGTTTCCCCTTAGGCCGCACGCTGGCGACAACAAACGCGCTGCGTAAAG ATGCTGCAGCCAAGACAGAGGCTGCCGCGGGGCCACCAAAGAATATACTTGTggaaaaagacaacaacattACGCTGATTGGAATAAATCGACCGCAGCAGCGCAATGCCATCGACTCAATTACCGCCTCCCAGCTTTGCGATGCCTTTGCCAATTTCGAGGCGGACGACACATCGCCGGTGGCCGTCCTGTACGGTGTAGGCGGGTCGTTTTGCTCTGGCTTTGATATATTGGAAATGAGTACAGATGAGAAGGAGGAGATCAGCGTTGATATACTTATGCGTCCCGAAGGCTCAGTTGGGCCCACGCGTCGCCAGATCAAAAAGCCGGTCGTGTGCGGCATCAACGGCTACTGCATCGCCAATGGACTGGAGTTGGCGCTAATGTGCGACCTGCGCGTAATGGAGGAGTCTGCAGTTTTGGGTTTCTTCAATCGTCGCTTTGGAGTACCCATGCTGGATGGTGGCACTATTCGTTTACCAGCCATGATTGGCCTGTCTCGTGCTCTCGATTTAATACTCACGGGTCGCCCCGTAGGCTCGCAAGAGGCCCACGACATTGGGCTGGTAAATCGCATAGTTCCCACTGGCACAGCACTGGGCAATGCCCTGGAATTGGCCACTTGCCTGGCAAAGTTCCCACAACGCGCTTTAAATCATGACCGCAACTCGGTGTATTCAGGCGCCTTTGAGACGTCGACGTTCCATCAGGCAGTGCAGAACGAAGTAATGTACACGTCGCGCGAGATAATCGAGGACATGCAAAACGGAATCAAGTGGTTCAATCAGA CCTTTGAGCCGGACACCACACACTCGTGGCTGAAGCGCGATCGCTCGATGGCCGACTGGGATGATGAGGAGgtggcagctgcggctgcgaccaaggagaagcaaaagcaagatgAAGAGGCCGCTCGCGCTGAGGCCGAGAAACAAAAGCTGGCCGAAAAGGCTCagaaaaagtcaaagaaaacgGAGGAAAAGCCAGCCGAAAGCAGTGACCCGAACATTGAATcgaaagaaaagccaaaggaaacaTAG
- the LOC117898589 gene encoding beta-sarcoglycan codes for MNSFENTFFRGPSPSYSDDANSENALSLTLPIGQAVEDNDFFHDDPKTDPVDYFDEKFDSDSCSRLHPGQHGRNSFAFWTIVIILLALTVGNLLLTLTIVGVLRLGKGVQGMELIPEVDVVKFYGSTDVERLHTNSIGQLHGFTDVPVTISSDMSNNNKTDAGVHVRVFRNGNGAASERDRIVVDKDSILIDATNVFDVKDPVDRQSIFTTHRPQYNIPDGVDALQAKVVSASGISSPIDVPLNLESDGRIVIKGSEGLFFDAESIDLQAEHHVSINSTQGATVLEAGTGIFLDMDRIPIVSSELGIRTGSVQYKICVCMPQGTLFRIAIPRIHNGPKISCAHFNSQDDPCEVN; via the coding sequence atgaattcattTGAAAACACCTTTTTCCGTGGTCCATCACCGTCCTACTCCGATGATGCAAACTCTGAAAATGCTTTGTCGCTGACTCTGCCCATTGGACAAGCAGTTGAGGATAATGATTTTTTCCATGATGATCCCAAGACGGACCCCGTGGACTACTTTGACGAGAAGTtcgacagcgacagctgctCGCGCTTGCACCCTGGCCAGCATGGGCGCAACTCCTTCGCTTTCTGGACCATTGTGATTATACTTCTGGCCCTGACTGTGGGCAATCTGCTTCTTACGCTGACAATTGTGGGTGTCCTGCGCTTGGGCAAGGGTGTACAAGGTATGGAGCTGATTCCCGAGGTGGATGTCGTCAAGTTCTATGGCTCAACCGATGTGGAGCGCCTTCATACCAACTCAATTGGTCAGCTGCATGGCTTCACGGATGTGCCAGTGACCATCAGTAGTGAtatgagcaacaacaacaagaccGATGCGGGCGTGCATGTGCGCGTTTTCCGCAATGGAAATGGTGCAGCCAGTGAGCGCGACCGCATCGTCGTCGACAAGGATTCCATTCTCATAGATGCTACAAATGTGTTTGATGTGAAAGATCCCGTCGATCGGCAATCCATTTTTACCACTCATCGTCCCCAGTACAACATCCCGGATGGTGTGGATGCTCTGCAGGCGAAGGTGGTGAGTGCGAGCGGCATCTCCAGTCCCATTGACGTGCCCTTGAATTTGGAGAGCGATGGCCGCATTGTCATCAAGGGGTCTGAGGGTTTGTTCTTCGATGCCGAAAGTATTGATTTACAAGCCGAGCATCACGTCTCCATTAACTCCACCCAAGGCGCTACTGTGCTAGAGGCTGGCACTGGCATATTCCTGGACATGGATCGCATCCCCATTGTCAGCTCCGAGCTGGGCATTCGCACGGGCAGTGTCCAGTACAagatatgtgtgtgcatgccaCAGGGAACTCTTTTTCGCATAGCCATTCCACGTATCCACAATGGACCGAAGATTTCGTGTGCCCACTTCAATAGCCAGGACGATCCGTGTGAGGTCAATTAA
- the LOC117899363 gene encoding SUMO-activating enzyme subunit 1, with amino-acid sequence MGVEVDNKDTAVELTEAETELYDRQIRLWGLESQKRLRTAKILISGLNGLGAEVTKNIILSGVNSVTLHDVQVVTEEDFCSQFLAARESLGKNRAKASLERARALNPMVDISADTQPLEEKTAEFFGTFDVVLIIGQSNNELLRIDAICQELGVKFFAGDVWGMFGFYFASLQRHSYVEDVVKFKEVEAKPNQKAKFEKYAVPVQREVNYPAYSAWIDFDANAAGYQRQLKKDGPGVILLGVLQKFRTAHKRDPSYKSREADIGLLKAIRAELAPKSALSDNSLEVLFSQISPAVAVVGGVVAQEIIKVVTRMEAPHRNLFIFDPDTCAGYVQVIGG; translated from the exons ATGGGTGTTGAAGTGGACAATAAGGATACTGCCGTTGAGCTCACGGAGGCTGAGACCGAGCTTTATGACAGGCAAATTCGACTTTGGGGCCTTGAATCGCAAAAGCG CCTACGCACTGCAAAGATACTCATCTCCGGGCTAAATGGCTTGGGTGCCGAGGTTACAAAGAACATTATTTTGTCTGGAGTCAACTCGGTGACGCTCCACGACGTCCAGGTTGTTACTGAGGAGGACTTCTGCTCTCAGTTCCTCGCTGCACGCGAATCTCTGGGTAAGAACCGAGCAAAGGCATCCTTGGAGCGTGCACGAGCTCTCAATCCCATGGTGGATATCTCTGCCGATACTCAACCGCTGGAGGAGAAGACAGCCGAGTTCTTTGGCACTTTTGACGTGGTGCTGATCATTGGTCAGAGCAATAATGAATTGCTGCGAATCGATGCCATTTGCCAAGAGTTGGGTGTCAAGTTCTTTGCCGGTGATGTGTGGGGAATGTTTGGATTCTACTTTGCTAGTCTTCAGCGCCATAGCTATGTCGA GGATGTTGTCAAATTCAAAGAAGTGGAAGCCAAGCCCAACCAGAAAGCAAAGTTCGAAAAATATGCTGTTCCAGTTCAGCGGGAAGTGAACTACCCTGCATACTCGGCCTGGATTGATTTCGATGCAAATGCTGCCGGCTACCAGCGCCAATTGAAAAAGGACGGACCTGGCGTGATCCTGCTAGGCGTTCTTCAAAAGTTCCGCACCGCACACAAACGCGACCCCAGCTACAAGTCCAGGGAGGCGGACATAGGCTTGCTTAAAGCAATTCGAGCTGAACTGGCCCCAAAATCTGCACTAAGTGACAACTCGTTGGAGGTTCTCTTCTCGCAGATTTCACCAGCAGTCGCTGTGGTGGGTGGCGTTGTGGCACAAGAGATCATCAAAGTGGTGACCAGAATGGAGGCTCCCCATCGTAAcctattcatatttgatccgGATACATGTGCAGGATACGTTCAAGTCATCGGAGGATAA
- the LOC117898602 gene encoding c-Myc-binding protein homolog has translation MSFKPIDPKRDEIRRYLERGSVLDSLTKVFIRVIKERPENPMEYIRNNIGAVRHQHDKYERLQEQLQSANEEIQRLRGIINTIDPEALEGKASLHSSELFDESELQNVATIEAAIENVGPHGVETVLPEPSAVTEEAAGAVAAVNNSVEQLTAAVEVCQIEEKIVAAVAEAANDSPTQSPSVQAEASSTTDNTE, from the exons ATGTCCTTTAAG CCAATTGACCCAAAACGAGATGAGATCCGTCGCTATCTGGAGCGCGGCAGCGTTCTGGATTCGCTCACCAAGGTCTTCATACGCGTCATAAAAGAGCGGCCTGAAAATCCAATGGAGTACATTCGCAACAACATTGGTGCGGTCCGCCATCAGCATGACAAGTACGAGCGGCTTCAGGAGCAATTGCAGTCGGCCAACGAGGAAATACAACGACTTCGCGGCATTATTAACACCATTGACCCCGAAGCTCTGGAGGGAAAAGCTTCGCTCCACTCGAGCGAGCTCTTCGACGAATCTGAGCTCCAAAATGTGGCTACAATTGAGGCTGCTATTGAGAACGTGGGACCACATGGTGTCGAGACGGTTTTGCCAGAGCCAAGCGCTGTAACTGAAGAAGCTGCAggtgcagttgcagctgtgAACAACAGCGTTGAGCAGCTGACAGCCGCTGTGGAAGTTTGTCAGATCGAGGAGAAAATTGTGGCCGCTGTCGCAGAGGCTGCAAATGATAGTCCAACCCAAAGCCCATCCGTCCAGGCTGAAGCCAGTAGCACCACCGACAATACCGAGTAA